Proteins co-encoded in one Canis lupus familiaris isolate Mischka breed German Shepherd chromosome 36, alternate assembly UU_Cfam_GSD_1.0, whole genome shotgun sequence genomic window:
- the PRKRA gene encoding interferon-inducible double-stranded RNA-dependent protein kinase activator A isoform X1, with translation MSQSRHRAAAPPLEREDSGTFSLGKMITAKPGKTPIQVLHEYGMKTKNIPVYECERSDVQIHVPTFTFRVTVGDITCTGEGTSKKLAKHRAAEAAINILKANASICFAVPDPLMPDPSKQPKNQLNPIGSLQELAIHHGWRLPEYTLSQEGGPAHKREYTTICRLESFMETGKGASKKQAKRNAAEKFLAKFSNISPENHISLTNVVGHSLGCTWHSLRNSPGEKINLLKRSLLSIPNTDYIQLLSEIAKEQGFNITYLDIEELSANGQYQCLAELSTSPITVCHGSGISCGNAQSDAAHNALQYLKIIAERK, from the exons ATGTCCCAGAGCAGGCATcgcgccgcggccccgccgctGGAGCGCGAGGACAGCGGGACCTTCAG TTTGGGGAAGATGATTACAGCTAAGCCAGGGAAAACACCAATTCAGGTATTACACGAATACGGCATGAAGACCAAGAACATCCCGGTTTATGAATGTGAAAGATCGGATGTGCAAATACACGTACCCACTTTCACCTTCAGAGTAACCGTTGGGGACATAACCTGCACAG GTGAAGGTACAAGTAAGAAGCTGGCGAAACATAGAGCTGCAGAGGCTGCCATAAACATTTTGAAAGCCAATGCAAGTATTTG ctTTGCAGTTCCTGACCCCTTAATGCCTGACCCTTCTAAGCAACCAAAGAACCAGCTTAATCCTATTGGTTCATTACAG GAGTTGGCTATTCATCATGGCTGGAGACTTCCTGAATATACCCTTTCCCAAGAGGGAGGACCTGCTCATAAGAgagaatataccacaatttgcaGGCTAGAGTCATTTATGGAAACTG gaaaggGGGCATCAAAAAAACAGGCCAAGAGGAACGCTGCTGAGAAATTTCTTGCCAAATTCAGTAATATTTCTCCAGAGAACCACATTTCTTTA ACAAATGTAGTAGGACATTCTTTAGGATGTACTTGGCATTCCTTGCGGAATTCTCCTGGTGAAAAGATCAACTTACTGAAAAGGAGCCTCCTCAGTATTCCAAATACAGATTACATCCAGCTGCTTAGTGAAATCGCCAAGGAACAAGGTTTTAATATAACATATTTGGATatag AAGAGCTGAGCGCCAATGGACAGTATCAGTGTCTCGCTGAACTCTCCACCAGCCCCATCACCGTCTGCCATGGCTCCGGGATCTCCTGTGGCAATGCACAGAGTGATGCCGCTCACAACGCCCTGCAGTATTTGAAGATAATAGCAGAAAGAAAGTGA
- the PRKRA gene encoding interferon-inducible double-stranded RNA-dependent protein kinase activator A isoform X2 yields the protein MPDPSKQPKNQLNPIGSLQELAIHHGWRLPEYTLSQEGGPAHKREYTTICRLESFMETGKGASKKQAKRNAAEKFLAKFSNISPENHISLTNVVGHSLGCTWHSLRNSPGEKINLLKRSLLSIPNTDYIQLLSEIAKEQGFNITYLDIEELSANGQYQCLAELSTSPITVCHGSGISCGNAQSDAAHNALQYLKIIAERK from the exons ATGCCTGACCCTTCTAAGCAACCAAAGAACCAGCTTAATCCTATTGGTTCATTACAG GAGTTGGCTATTCATCATGGCTGGAGACTTCCTGAATATACCCTTTCCCAAGAGGGAGGACCTGCTCATAAGAgagaatataccacaatttgcaGGCTAGAGTCATTTATGGAAACTG gaaaggGGGCATCAAAAAAACAGGCCAAGAGGAACGCTGCTGAGAAATTTCTTGCCAAATTCAGTAATATTTCTCCAGAGAACCACATTTCTTTA ACAAATGTAGTAGGACATTCTTTAGGATGTACTTGGCATTCCTTGCGGAATTCTCCTGGTGAAAAGATCAACTTACTGAAAAGGAGCCTCCTCAGTATTCCAAATACAGATTACATCCAGCTGCTTAGTGAAATCGCCAAGGAACAAGGTTTTAATATAACATATTTGGATatag AAGAGCTGAGCGCCAATGGACAGTATCAGTGTCTCGCTGAACTCTCCACCAGCCCCATCACCGTCTGCCATGGCTCCGGGATCTCCTGTGGCAATGCACAGAGTGATGCCGCTCACAACGCCCTGCAGTATTTGAAGATAATAGCAGAAAGAAAGTGA